A genomic segment from Leptospira congkakensis encodes:
- a CDS encoding ATP-dependent nuclease: MRLAGLIVKNYKIIGDTPYEIKIDEIVVLIGQNNAGKSTMLDAYESFASSGKELSKTYFHNEDVSKPIEITGIFDSITAEDEDTIGKKWKYNDSDYGECIKLRWIWTSPEKKATKQSFNPETDSFEDGGMGGWDTLIQSRIPQPIRIKPTESVETTQTKIVTLLKTIVKDRLKADSSKTKAAIDEIEKLAQTIFSESKTAFDDIANKITKNVSTIFPGTKIELIPQSKDAIDEKIVGAESFLKVGTEGTYNSPLMQQGTGIQRALLWSALSVMSDVGDGKKKTKQTGEATKILLIDEPEAFLHPPTIRETRESLYDFALQNPDWQVLATTHSPVFIDLSKDHTTIIRVDANSSTQRYVSTDKISFEVDERTRLQMIRASNPMVNEFFFYENIILVEGPTEQIAIQHIAKEIGLNIHVINCLGKANITLFSRILNQFKVPYIVIHDSDTPKIKRKGKHIQAAMWTINERIRQSIDFSLDSNLYVQVPNFEGEFLNEELSNGKVDRVIELLSDKTSAEYKLLLDQYTKILKREPLVFQNSETKFNEKIANYKIKNKLETNPLWN, translated from the coding sequence ATGAGATTAGCAGGACTAATTGTAAAAAATTATAAAATCATTGGAGACACTCCTTATGAGATAAAAATTGATGAAATCGTAGTATTAATAGGACAAAATAACGCTGGCAAATCGACAATGCTCGATGCATATGAGTCATTTGCTTCTTCTGGAAAAGAACTTTCAAAAACATATTTCCATAATGAAGATGTGTCAAAGCCGATAGAAATTACTGGAATCTTCGATTCAATAACAGCAGAAGACGAGGACACCATCGGTAAAAAATGGAAATATAATGATTCAGATTATGGCGAATGTATAAAATTACGGTGGATATGGACATCACCCGAAAAAAAAGCAACAAAACAATCATTTAATCCTGAGACAGATAGTTTTGAAGATGGTGGAATGGGTGGCTGGGATACACTCATACAAAGTAGAATCCCGCAACCAATTAGAATAAAACCTACAGAGTCAGTCGAAACTACTCAAACAAAAATTGTAACTCTATTGAAGACAATTGTTAAAGATAGATTAAAAGCCGATTCAAGTAAGACAAAAGCAGCAATTGATGAAATTGAAAAATTAGCTCAAACTATTTTTTCTGAATCTAAGACTGCCTTCGATGATATAGCAAATAAAATCACAAAAAATGTTTCAACCATATTTCCAGGAACAAAAATAGAATTAATTCCCCAATCAAAAGATGCAATAGATGAAAAAATTGTCGGTGCTGAATCATTTTTAAAAGTAGGAACCGAAGGTACTTACAATAGTCCATTAATGCAACAAGGTACTGGAATACAGCGAGCGTTATTATGGTCAGCACTTTCAGTGATGTCCGATGTTGGCGATGGAAAAAAGAAAACAAAACAAACTGGAGAAGCAACTAAAATTCTATTAATAGATGAACCAGAGGCATTTCTGCATCCCCCAACAATCCGTGAAACTAGAGAATCTTTATATGATTTTGCATTGCAAAACCCTGATTGGCAAGTATTAGCCACAACTCATTCTCCAGTTTTTATTGATTTATCTAAAGATCACACAACAATTATTAGAGTCGATGCAAACTCTTCTACTCAACGATATGTCTCGACTGACAAAATATCATTCGAAGTAGATGAGCGAACAAGATTACAAATGATTCGCGCCTCGAATCCAATGGTTAATGAATTCTTTTTTTATGAAAATATAATATTAGTAGAGGGACCTACCGAACAAATTGCAATTCAACATATAGCAAAAGAAATTGGCTTAAATATTCATGTAATCAACTGTTTAGGAAAAGCAAATATTACTTTGTTTTCACGAATACTAAACCAATTCAAAGTACCTTATATTGTAATTCATGACTCTGACACTCCAAAAATTAAACGCAAAGGAAAACATATACAAGCAGCTATGTGGACGATCAATGAGCGAATTCGTCAATCTATTGATTTCTCCCTTGATTCAAATTTGTATGTTCAAGTCCCAAATTTTGAAGGCGAATTTTTAAATGAAGAATTATCAAATGGAAAAGTAGACAGAGTTATTGAACTTCTTTCCGATAAAACAAGCGCTGAATATAAGCTGTTATTGGATCAATATACCAAAATATTAAAGAGAGAACCATTAGTCTTTCAAAATTCCGAAACCAAATTCAATGAAAAAATTGCAAATTACAAAATAAAGAATAAATTAGAAACTAACCCACTATGGAATTAG
- a CDS encoding M24 family metallopeptidase: MNRKLEKLKETQEKANELFDIIEKENVIRPNISERQLSSEIYEIAKDRLGITKYWHKKIVRTGINTIFPYDENPNTLIINEDDILWIDFGPIFENYEADFGRTYILGNNLEKLNIKSTVEKAWYAARDFYLSKPSITGLELFNFLEEFALNNGYIFGNNIAGHLIDEFSHYKIHKSSPQNYICKENLTNLKSSFDNLPRFWILEVHFINQKKEFGSFFEQLLI, encoded by the coding sequence ATGAATAGAAAATTAGAAAAACTTAAAGAAACACAAGAAAAAGCAAATGAACTTTTTGATATAATTGAAAAAGAAAATGTAATACGACCAAACATTTCCGAAAGACAATTGAGTTCAGAAATCTATGAAATAGCAAAAGATAGACTCGGTATTACAAAATATTGGCATAAAAAAATTGTAAGAACTGGAATAAATACAATCTTTCCTTACGATGAAAATCCAAATACTTTAATTATTAATGAAGATGATATACTTTGGATTGATTTTGGACCTATATTCGAAAACTATGAAGCAGATTTCGGAAGGACATATATTCTAGGAAATAATCTAGAAAAATTAAACATAAAATCTACAGTCGAAAAGGCTTGGTATGCTGCCAGAGATTTTTATTTAAGTAAACCTTCCATTACAGGATTGGAATTATTTAATTTTCTCGAAGAATTTGCTCTCAATAATGGTTATATTTTTGGAAATAATATTGCAGGACATCTTATCGATGAATTTTCACATTACAAGATTCATAAATCTAGTCCTCAAAACTATATCTGCAAAGAAAACTTAACTAATTTAAAATCCTCTTTTGATAATTTACCTAGATTTTGGATACTAGAAGTTCATTTTATTAATCAAAAAAAAGAATTCGGAAGTTTTTTTGAACAACTACTTATATAA